The DNA window GTCAAAATGTCCGGGTCTGCTTTCAATTTGGTCGATGTCGGATACGGCGTTAGTCAAGTCTTACCTATCGTCGTTGATGCACTCCAAGAACCACCACGAAGCAACTTTCTTCTTCAACAACCCGAAGTGCATCTCCATCCGAAAGCCCAAGCAGAGTTGGGTTCTTTTTTAGCAGTATTAGCGAAGGAGCATAAGAAACGCTTCATCATAGAAACACATAGTGACTACCTTGTTGATCGTATCCGAATGGATATTCGCGATAAGAAGTCCTTGACTCCAGATGACGTAGCAATTCTCTACTTTGAACGTACCGATCGAGGAGTACAAATTCATCCCTTGGAACTCGATCGTGACGGCAATATCGTTAACGCGCCATCGACATACAGGCAATTTTTTCTTGCCGAAGAGCGACGCCTGCTGGCCATCTAACCCTAACCCTTATCACGATGTGTCTCATTGTTGATACAAACGTAGCGTCTCTCGTTTTCGCCAAGTACCCTGAAAGTGATTTCACGCCGATCATTGATTGGTTGACGAAGAAAGACGGGAGACTGGTTATTGGAGGAAGGCTCTTATTAGAATTAGAAAAACTAGAAGGGGTTCGTCGCTTCATTCGTAGCCTTCTTCAGGCGGGTAGAGCCAGACGAATTTCCGATAGCGACGTCGAAATTGAGCAGAAGGCGGTCATCGGTCTCAATGAATGCAAGTCCAATGACTTTCACGTGATCGCGCTGGCACGGGTCAGCGGTGCAAGGGTTTTATGTTCCCATGACAGTGCTTTACATAGCGATTTCAAGAATAAAAAACTGATCACCAATCCAAGGGGCCGTATTTACCAAAACGTGAAACATGTACGACTCCTTTGCCACACCGAGTCGTGTGGATGGCGCAAAGTTTGATAAGTAGGAGGACCATCGAGTGAACCGGACCCCGACGATACTCTTCTGGTGCCTCGTCGCCCTCTTTGTGAGTGACGTGCTCTCATCGACAGCGGCACTGCCAGAACAAATGGCGACTCATTTCGGCAGAGGTGGAATGCCGAATGGCTCGATGTCACGTACTGGGTATGTGCAGTTTATGCTCGCGTTTGGACTCGGCGTCCCCTTCTTCGTGGTCGGGATTCATTACCTCCTGGCTCGGTATGCAGGAAATCAATTCAACATTCCCAATCGTGAATACTGGCTCGCCCCGGAACGACGCCCGGCGACACTACAGCTTCTCCTCAATCATTCCTGGTGGCTCGGCTGTCTGATGATGTTATTCATGATGGCTATACACCGCCTCTTGTTCGCCATCAATCGCTCTTCGCCACCATCCCTCCCGACGCTACCGTTTCTTCTGCTCATTGGCAGCTTTCTTGCCGGACTCGGATGGTGGACCATCGTCCTCCGTACCCGCTTTCGCCGACAATGATGGAATGACAGATGGTGATGAGACAATTGATATGTTCTTATTATACAGGACTCCTACCTGCTCCCTACCACGGTCGCCAGCGCTTCCACCAGCTCGCTTTACCCACTTCCTGAGCAGCAACGGCTGGAACGGTACTCACGACTGCTCCATCAAAGGTCACGACGATTTCGCCAACCGCTTGTCCGGCAGATAACGGTGCCCAGACACGTTCTGGGGTGCGGACAGTGACTCCGACTTTCTTTTCTTCTCCTTTTTTCAACAGAATCTTCACATCATGTTTCGCAGCAATAGAAACCCGTTCAGCGACTCCTCCACGGACGGTAATGTCTTTTCCTTCAAGCGTAACGTTCCCTTGCACCGGGCGAAACATCCGGTAGGTGGCAAATCCGTAATTCAGCAACTGTGCAGCGCTCGTAAAGCAGGCCCCACGTGTCGGAGTACCCATAATAACCACGATCAAGCGTAAGTCGTCTTGTTTTGCACTTCCTGTGACGCAGAACCCAGCTTTGTTATGAAACCCAGTCTTGATACCATCGGCCCCAGGATAATCCTTCAGCAGATGGTTCGGGTTCACCAGGGTAAATTGCCCATCCCGAAACGGCTCTTGTATCTTCCCCGCCCACTCGGCGAGCTGAGGAAATTTCATCACTTCGCGACCGAGCGTCGCCAGGTCTGCGGCACTCATCACATCATCCTGCTGTCCAGGTTCGGGTGGCAAGCCGTGCACGCTGTGGAAACGGGCTTCTTTTAATCCTATCTGGGCAGCACGGTCGTTCATGAGGTCAACGAAAGCGCTCGCATACCCACCAACGTACTCAGCAAGCGCCGCCGTCGCATCGTTACCGGAGTGAATCATCGCCGCTTTCAGCAGCTCCTCAACCGACATCTTTTCACCTTCCCTGAGGAACACCTGCGACCCACCCATCTTCGACGCCCACCGCGATACCCGCACCGTGTCACTTAACTTTATTGCCCCATCTCGAACCTTCTCCATCACGATGAGCAGAGTCATCATTTTCACCATCGACGCCGGAGGTAATGGTACGTGAGGGTCTTTTTCAAATAAAACTTTGCCAGTTTCCGCTTCCATCAGGATCGCTGAGGTGTACGGAACCGGTTTGTCTGTTTTCTTCGCTTGTGCCGGAGCAGTTGGTGCTGCTGGAGGGGATGTCTGTGCATTCCCAGTACGCGGCACTCCCAAGAGTACCCACAAGACGGCCCCAAGAGTTAACGTTGCAACAAGCTGCTGCCAGAATGGTCCGGTAGATGATCCGAGGACGTCCCTCATACCCCACAAACTCCTCATTCCGCATCCTCTCGTGTGGAGGCTCGGTAGCTGTAATGAGGTTTCATCTTTAGGCACCCTGCGTGCCCTGTCAAGTCGAACATTCAACGTATTCCCTTTTCTTGACAAAGTTGTCTGCTCCACCAATCATGCCTCGTAAAGGAGGTAGCAACAGATGGCAACAAGAGTAGCAAAAGCGACACGGACAGCCAAAAGACCGCCTCAGAGTGCAAAGAACTCTGCAGCGAAAGCAAAATCCGTAGCAAGGAAACCTGCAACACCTCGGCTCGTCAAGAAGGTTATCGATCCAGGCTGGGCCTGGGATGATCGCTTACCATTGGCGCAAGCTCAACAGATGGGCAATACCATCTACGTCTCAGGGCAAGTTGCATACAACTCAGCAGGCAAACTGGTCGGTGCAGGAGACATGAAAGCGCAAGCGCGGCAAGTGTATCAGAATATCAAAGACATCCTTGCGGCGGCTGGGGCCAGCATGAGCGACATCATTAAGATCAATACCTATATCACCGACCAGAGTAAGTTTATGGAAATGCTCGACGTGCGAAAAGAGATTTTTGGCCACAACCCACCAGCGAGTACAGCAGTCGTCGTTGCGGGGTTGGCTTTTCCTGGGCTCCTGATTGAAGTCGAAGCTATTGCAATGAAATAACTTAGGCGATTTCTTGGAAAAGATATCCCGCAGTCTCTGGTGGCGGGCACAGCCCGCCCTACGTGGCTTTGCCGGTTCTGGGTAGGGCAGGCTGTGTCTGCCACTATCGGCAGAACATCGACATCTCAGGGATCCCCTTTTTCGGAAATCACCTTAACGCACCTCTGCTAACGAGTCGGCTACAGCGTCGGAGACGGCGCTGACCAGGGGCAAGGTAAAGAAGAACGTACTTCCCTGACCAAGCGTGCTTTCTACCCAGACTCTTCCCCCATGCGCAGTAACGATTTCTTTGACCAGGGCGAGCCCAAGGCCCGCTCCGCCAATGTGGCGCGTCTCTTTGTTATCCACGCGGAAAAACTTATCAAAAAGTTTGGGAAGCGCGTCCGCGGGAATACCTGGCCCCTGGTCAGCAATCCATGTGACCACTTCATCGTGTTGAACCTCTGCTCCAACCGTCACGATACCATCGGCTGGAGAGAATTTGATCGCATTGGACAGCAAATTGGTTACCACCTGACGAATACGCGCATCATCCGCGTAGACTGGTAGCAGAGGAGAGGCGATAGCAAAGCGGAGTGATGATGCATCCCGCTCGAACAGCGCTCCGCATGTTTTAAGCAGCGGTTCGAGATCAAGCGCCGCAAGATGATATGTCAGATTTCCCAACTGCATGCGCTGTAGATCAAGCAGGTCATTGACGAGGTGCGCAAGGCACACACTCTCGTCATGAATCAGACTGACATACTGCTGCTGTTTTTCAGGCGAGAACTGGCGGTTCAGCATGAGTTCGGTGAAGCCGACAAGGCTCGTCAGCGGTGTTCGCAACTCGTGGCTGACCGTAGAAATGAATTCGTCTTTGAGCCGTTCGACTTCCTTACGCTGAGTAATGTCACGAACAATCCCGACCACTTCATCAGGTCCACTCACAACGAGACGGATTTCATAATTATGTAAGGTCCCTTGTAGAGAGAGAGGATACTCACAGATCTGCGCCGTTCCTGTCCGTAGAGCCTCAGCAACCGCGCCATTGACAGCGCGAGCGACATCAGGGGGAACAATTTCCGTGACGCTTTTGCCGACAACGGACTCAGGTGCGGGCAGAGCTGAAAACTGGTCCCGTGGGGTGAAATCAAGCAGCACCCCATCACGATTGACCCGAAAGACCGTATCAGGAATCGCTTGTAACATCGCGCGCGCGTGGGTTTCACTCCGTGCCCGTTCTCGGACTTCCTGTTGCAAGGCCATCGTGCGCTCGCGCACACGATCTTCGAGGACATCGTGAGAAAGTTGCAGCGCCTTTCGACTTTGCAGTAGGTCCTGCTTCTCAAAACGTAGGGCAATGGATTCCGTAATGGTTGTGTGAAATTGCGAGGCCATGACCAGTAAGCCACCAACAAAGATGAACGAGAGGGACCCCATCGCAATGGCGTCATCTCCCCCTTGGAGGAAAAAGCGCCAGACAAGAGGTAACGTCAGCGGAAGGATAAAACCAATATAGGCAGCGCGTACCGCCGCCATAGAAGCAATCGCTCCGATCGCCATCCCACCGACGACAAAGGCCAGCAAAAGCTGGTGTGGTAGTGACACGGTGGGAAAAAGCAGGAGAGCGCAGGAACCCCACGCGCAACCGGAGAGGACCGCACTGATGAGAAATCTCGTACGCCAGTGCTGACTCGGTGTTCCTTGTAACGTCGCCTGACGGTATCGCCATACGAGTAGAGATCGAATCAGGTATGCACCGAGCATCCCTGTCCACCAGGCTATCAAGGCAGAACTCGGAACCTCGTGGCGAAGGAAAAAAACCAAGATCGTCGCGTTAAAAAGTGAAATAACAACCGCAGACGGAGCCTGGGCGTAGAGCAACCGGGTCTGCTCTACTTCGATCTGTTGAGAGCGGTCTTGTGAGTGTTGTTTTTCCGCTGATGTGTCTGGTGTGGAGAGAGGAAAAAGCGGAATATGTTCAGCCGTGTCCCCCATATTGCTCCTATAGCAGGATATCCTATGAAGGTCTGTAGGCAAAGTAAACAGAAGCTTTCAACACAAGACCCCTCAGTGATTGTATTATCGTTGGTACCCGAATGGAGCAATCACTTCCTACTTGCGCGTCTCTCGTAGCAGTCGTGTTTGTTCCCAGTCAATCGTGAGTCCTTCAGCTAGGGCTACGCCGTACTGCTCGCGCGCAGCCGCACAAGAAACGTAACCGTTGAGCACATCGTGCCGCACCAGTTGAGGGTCACGGCCAAACGGGTCAAAGAATCCTCCACCGCCAGGCAAGCGCAACGTCACTTTTTGTCCAGGCTGTAAGTGATATTGTGCCTTTGGATGCGGATGCGTGCCGTCAGAAAGGAAAAAGTCTCCCAATGCACCGTTCTGCCCCCCCGAGAATCCCAACGCGGGGAATTTCGTCCGGTCGTACATCGCTGAGTGCACGACAGATTCATCACTCCGAACAGACAGGATCATTTCTTGCCCTAACCCACCACGGAATGTTCCTGGTCCGCCAGAATCCGGAACTAACGCACGTTGTTCCATCACTAATGGAGATACGTTCTCAATGATCTCCGCCGGGACGCCTTGGATACCACTCGGAAACGCCGTTGCGGAAATGCCATCTTTATCCGGTCTCGCCCCCATCCCCCCAGAAGAGAAGAAGACATAGGTAAACGATTTCTTGCTGAGATCCTTCCCCGTGAATTGGGTGATCCATATGTTCGCCGCACCATCAGCTAAGACCCGATCAGGGACTGCTTGGGACAAGGCGCCAAACACGGCAGTCGCAAGAAAATGACCAATGATATGCCGGCCACCGACCGGTGCAGGAAACTGGCAGTTCAGAATACATCCCTCCGGGGCACTGATATGCACAGGCCGGAAACTTCCCTCATTGTTCGGCACATGTGGTGAGACTGCACATTTGAGCGGATATGTCGTGTAGGCGACACAATAAGCAAAAGGCACATTGATACCGCGGTCACATTGTGGCGAGGTTCCGGTAAAATCGACAAACAGGTCAGAGTCCTTCACCGTGACAGCAATCGGAATCACGATGGGCGCATCGAATCCGTCGGTACGAATCTCATGGCGATAGGTTCCCTGCGGCAGCTCGGCAATCGCTTGTCGCATCGCTTTCTCTGACGTGGCCAGAATGGCGTCAGCAAGCGGTGCAAGCGACGCGAAGTCGTATTCGTCCATAAATTCGAGGAGCTTCGCACCGCCAAC is part of the Deltaproteobacteria bacterium genome and encodes:
- a CDS encoding D-alanyl-D-alanine carboxypeptidase, which encodes MRSLWGMRDVLGSSTGPFWQQLVATLTLGAVLWVLLGVPRTGNAQTSPPAAPTAPAQAKKTDKPVPYTSAILMEAETGKVLFEKDPHVPLPPASMVKMMTLLIVMEKVRDGAIKLSDTVRVSRWASKMGGSQVFLREGEKMSVEELLKAAMIHSGNDATAALAEYVGGYASAFVDLMNDRAAQIGLKEARFHSVHGLPPEPGQQDDVMSAADLATLGREVMKFPQLAEWAGKIQEPFRDGQFTLVNPNHLLKDYPGADGIKTGFHNKAGFCVTGSAKQDDLRLIVVIMGTPTRGACFTSAAQLLNYGFATYRMFRPVQGNVTLEGKDITVRGGVAERVSIAAKHDVKILLKKGEEKKVGVTVRTPERVWAPLSAGQAVGEIVVTFDGAVVSTVPAVAAQEVGKASWWKRWRPW
- a CDS encoding RidA family protein, whose translation is MATRVAKATRTAKRPPQSAKNSAAKAKSVARKPATPRLVKKVIDPGWAWDDRLPLAQAQQMGNTIYVSGQVAYNSAGKLVGAGDMKAQARQVYQNIKDILAAAGASMSDIIKINTYITDQSKFMEMLDVRKEIFGHNPPASTAVVVAGLAFPGLLIEVEAIAMK
- a CDS encoding PAS domain S-box protein, with protein sequence MGDTAEHIPLFPLSTPDTSAEKQHSQDRSQQIEVEQTRLLYAQAPSAVVISLFNATILVFFLRHEVPSSALIAWWTGMLGAYLIRSLLVWRYRQATLQGTPSQHWRTRFLISAVLSGCAWGSCALLLFPTVSLPHQLLLAFVVGGMAIGAIASMAAVRAAYIGFILPLTLPLVWRFFLQGGDDAIAMGSLSFIFVGGLLVMASQFHTTITESIALRFEKQDLLQSRKALQLSHDVLEDRVRERTMALQQEVRERARSETHARAMLQAIPDTVFRVNRDGVLLDFTPRDQFSALPAPESVVGKSVTEIVPPDVARAVNGAVAEALRTGTAQICEYPLSLQGTLHNYEIRLVVSGPDEVVGIVRDITQRKEVERLKDEFISTVSHELRTPLTSLVGFTELMLNRQFSPEKQQQYVSLIHDESVCLAHLVNDLLDLQRMQLGNLTYHLAALDLEPLLKTCGALFERDASSLRFAIASPLLPVYADDARIRQVVTNLLSNAIKFSPADGIVTVGAEVQHDEVVTWIADQGPGIPADALPKLFDKFFRVDNKETRHIGGAGLGLALVKEIVTAHGGRVWVESTLGQGSTFFFTLPLVSAVSDAVADSLAEVR
- a CDS encoding hydantoinase B/oxoprolinase family protein, whose product is MARSGDRCMSISDSRSQKTLNTGHRTPDGIDPISLEILWNRLISIVNEQATALQNASFTTVVREAGDLSAGVFDVHGNMVAQAVTGTPGHINTMAMAVRHFLKEYPWASLEEGDSLISNDPWLTSGHLNDFTVVTPIFRRGTPVALFANTCHAVDVGGRMLGADARQVFEEGIYVPIMKLFRRGEPNRDLFRLVKQNVRAPELVEGDLMAQVGGNEVGGAKLLEFMDEYDFASLAPLADAILATSEKAMRQAIAELPQGTYRHEIRTDGFDAPIVIPIAVTVKDSDLFVDFTGTSPQCDRGINVPFAYCVAYTTYPLKCAVSPHVPNNEGSFRPVHISAPEGCILNCQFPAPVGGRHIIGHFLATAVFGALSQAVPDRVLADGAANIWITQFTGKDLSKKSFTYVFFSSGGMGARPDKDGISATAFPSGIQGVPAEIIENVSPLVMEQRALVPDSGGPGTFRGGLGQEMILSVRSDESVVHSAMYDRTKFPALGFSGGQNGALGDFFLSDGTHPHPKAQYHLQPGQKVTLRLPGGGGFFDPFGRDPQLVRHDVLNGYVSCAAAREQYGVALAEGLTIDWEQTRLLRETRK